A genomic stretch from Arachis stenosperma cultivar V10309 chromosome 3, arast.V10309.gnm1.PFL2, whole genome shotgun sequence includes:
- the LOC130969979 gene encoding glucan endo-1,3-beta-glucosidase 4 — MILDVMNLKKCLTNVFLLTLAMLTTASGGFVGVNIGTDVSDLPAASNVVAILKAHQITHVRLYDADTHLLQALSNTSIEVIVGVTNEEVLRIGESPSAAAAWINKNVLAYVPSTNITAIAVGSEVLSTIPNVAPVLVPAMNSLHKALVAANLNFRVKVSTPHSMDIIPKPFPPSTATFNSSWNSTMVQLLQFLKNTNSSFMLNAYPYYGYTKGDGIFPIEYALFKPLPSVKQIVDPNTLFHYNSMFDAMVDAAYYSIDALDFSDIPVVVTETGWPSSGGSNEPDATVGNAETYNNNLIRRVLNDSGPPSQVNMPISAYIYELFNEDKRNGPISEKNWGIFYSNGSAIYPLSLSTSGQINGTSASVFCVAKDGADSDKLQAGLNYACGQGGANCAAIQQGQPCYLPNNVKSHASFAFNDYYQKTHSTGGTCDFDGTATITTRDPSYGSCIYTGSSNSSGGGMSLAPTALGPSSPSEASSNMQMCSLQYLISVVGAFLALVML, encoded by the exons ATGATATTGGATGTGATGAATCTTAAAAAATGCCTCACAAATGTCTTTCTGCTCACACTAGCTATGCTAACCACTGCATCAG GTGGATTTGTTGGCGTAAACATTGGAACTGATGTTTCTGACCTGCCGGCTGCTTCAAATGTTGTTGCTATACTAAAGGCCCATCAAATTACTCATGTTCGTCTATATGATGCCGACACTCACTTACTACAAGCCCTTTCAAACACTAGTATTGAAGTAATTGTTGGTGTCACCAATGAGGAGGTACTAAGAATAGGAGAATCTCCATCAGCAGCTGCAGCCTGgattaataaaaatgtacttgCTTATGTGCCATCAACTAATATCACAGCAATAGCAGTTGGCAGTGAGGTTCTTTCGACAATCCCGAATGTTGCCCCGGTTCTGGTTCCTGCCATGAATTCTCTTCACAAAGCCCTGGTTGCTGCAAACCTCAACTTTCGGGTCAAAGTCTCAACACCACACTCTATGGATATTATCCCCAAGCCTTTTCCTCCTTCTACTGCCACCTTTAACTCTTCATGGAACTCTACAATGGTCCAACTGCTTCAGTTTTTGAAGAACACAAATTCCTCTTTCATGTTAAACGCCTACCCTTATTATGGATACACTAAAGGAGACGGCATTTTCCCGATTGAATATGCTCTTTTCAAACCCCTTCCTTCGGTGAAGCAAATTGTTGACCCAAACACTCTATTCCACTATAACAGCATGTTTGATGCTATGGTGGATGCTGCCTACTATTCTATAGATGCCTTAGATTTCAGTGATATACCTGTTGTTGTGACCGAGACTGGCTGGCCATCGTCGGGTGGATCAAATGAACCAGATGCTACTGTAGGAAATGCTGAGACATACAACAATAACCTGATTCGGCGAGTCCTGAATGATTCAGGGCCCCCTAGTCAGGTGAACATGCCTATAAGTGCATACATATATGAACTATTTAATGAAGACAAGAGGAATGGACCAATATCAGAAAAAAATTGGGGCATCTTTTATTCTAATGGTAGTGCTATTTATCCGTTGAGTTTAAGTACTTCTGGCCAGATTAATGGAACATCTGCATCAGTTTTTTGTGTGGCAAAAGATGGTGCAGACAGTGATAAGTTGCAAGCTGGCCTGAACTATGCTTGTGGACAAGGTGGAGCAAACTGTGCCGCTATTCAACAAGGGCAGCCATGCTATCTCCCAAATAATGTGAAAAGCCACGCCTCTTTTGCTTTTAATGATTATTATCAGAAAACTCATAGTACTGGAGGAACATGCGACTTCGATGGAACTGCTACAATTACTACAAGGGATCCTA GTTATGGATCCTGTATATACACTGGAAG TTCTAACTCGAGTGGTGGTGGAATGAGTTTGGCTCCGACGGCACTTGGACCTTCAAGCCCCTCGGAAGCATCTTCGAACATGCAAATGTGTAGTCTTCAGTATTTGATATCCGTTGTGGGGGCATTTTTGGCTCTGGTGATGTTATGA